The following proteins come from a genomic window of Rhinoraja longicauda isolate Sanriku21f chromosome 4, sRhiLon1.1, whole genome shotgun sequence:
- the LOC144592738 gene encoding zinc fingers and homeoboxes protein 1-like gives MASKRKSKIPCMVPANETLDQNHDQDMITDVDDDLPPDISDESMAADGAVVDDENIAEKEVQDNQIKKPEGGYECKYCTFETQDLNEFTVHVDSKHPNVILNPSYFCVECNFMTKRYDTLNDHNARYHSGDINFKLKMVKHNNQTVFEQTVEECNSNGVPTNEDQSENIDTTPTGISISKTPIMKIKNKNETKRISLSPSFVDEFTARQESNDETVGTNSVLGSTSTSGICIHQEANGVILDSVGMSQLIQSPNSNLIPKVMIPLNSIPTYNTNMDVNIHLVNSFNKFPYPTQSEVVTLKTQTKYTEEQIKIWFTAQRLKHGISWTPEEVEDAKKKLFNGTVHTIPQTITVIPAQISTSANGLQQIFQPCQIVGQPGIVLAQVTSKNVVTGNSPVTVTVAGVTNQMQWQKRSMQESETGPEAKRLNNSQLPQFASQGGSLNSLSGTDPYSVRLKKTKEQLNELKASFNRNAFPSDAEIARIIQVTGLTRGDIKKWFSDTRYNHRNSKCNQNVNIAEVSSTIILDSGDDMISESLAVNQQRKHGWNAFPDFTPQKFKEKSAEQLQILKESFHFSPFPTDDEINKLRTETKLTRREIDVWFCEWRKIKISEDKSDESGKIIDGEVDVKNKDSEAGRTNSHYGQIHTTSLASGLAIPRVMAAAVNRLYKKTPEQLHLLKSAFVRTHWPSPEVYDQLALDTGLARTDIVSWFGDTRYAWKNGNLKWYYYYQSGNMDTQNGQTQVTSRRTKGRGRSRGRPHGRGRARGNGRSRNWSRMTSSKVSTELASGRNGLEQYYLKHKYLNEEDLDDLVAKSGMSYENIREWFVQKQTEVVVSESNNSDGQYPGEDEKNEPLEEDDDWAGEENEDDASDRSGSNDVWKPPSQKENEVTHLNQMMNTR, from the coding sequence ATGGCCAGCAAAAGGAAGTCTAAAATTCCTTGCATGGTCCCTGCAAATGAAACTCTGGATCAGAACCACGATCAGGATATGATTACAGATGTTGATGATGATCTTCCTCCAGATATTTCTGATGAGAGTATGGCAGCAGATGGTGCTGTAGTTGATGATGAGAATATTGCAGAAAAGGAAGTACAAGATAACCAAATCAAGAAACCAGAAGGAGGCTATGAGTGTAAATATTGTACTTTTGAAACACAAGACTTAAATGAATTTACAGTACACGTTGACTCAAAGCACCCAAATGTTATTCTCAATCCATCCTATTTCTGTGTGGAATGTAATTTTATGACCAAAAGGTATGATACTCTTAATGACCACAATGCCAGATATCATTCGGGTGACATAAATTTTAAACTTAAAATGGTGAAACACAATAATCAAACTGtctttgaacagactgttgaagAATGCAATAGTAATGGGGTTCCTACAAATGAAGATCAGTCAGAAAACATTGACACCACTCCAACAGGAATATCAATAAGTAAAACGCCAATCATgaagataaaaaataaaaatgagaccaAAAGAATCTCTCTGTCTCCAAGTTTTGTGGATGAATTCACTGCTAGACAAGAAAGTAATGATGAGACAGTGGGCACCAACTCGGTCTTGGGATCTACGAGTACCAGTGGAATTTGTATTCACCAGGAAGCAAATGGTGTTATACTTGATTCAGTAGGTATGAGCCAATTGATACAGTCTCCAAATTCTAATTTAATTCCAAAAGTTATGATTCCTTTAAACAGCATTCCAACTTATAACACTAATATGGATGTAAATATTCACCTAGTGAACTCATTCAACAAATTTCCCTATCCTACGCAGTCAGAAGTTGTAACGTTAAAAACTCAGACAAAATATACAGAGGAACAGATTAAAATCTGGTTCACTGCTCAACGGCTCAAGCATGGTATCAGCTGGACCCCAGAGGAGGTGGAAGACGCCAAAAAGAAACTATTTAATGGCACTGTGCACACTATACCGCAAACAATTACAGTCATACCTGCacagatttcaacatctgctaATGGATTGCAGCAGATCTTTCAACCTTGTCAGATAGTTGGTCAGCCAGGTATTGTCTTGGCACAGGTTACCAGTAAAAACGTGGTCACTGGGAATTCTCCGGTTACTGTCACCGTTGCAGGAGTTACAAATCAAATGCAGTGGCAAAAGCGCAGCATGCAGGAGAGTGAGACAGGACCTGAAGCAAAACGACTAAACAACTCTCAGCTTCCTCAATTTGCTTCACAAGGAGGTTCCCTTAATTCTCTCTCTGGTACAGATCCATACAGTGTCCGCCTCAAAAAGACAAAAGAGCAACTGAATGAACTAAAAGCCAGCTTCAATAGGAATGCATTTCCCAGCGATGCAGAAATTGCTAGAATCATACAAGTAACAGGCCTCACCAGAGGTGACATTAAGAAGTGGTTCAGTGATACACGGTACAACCAtagaaattcaaaatgtaatcaaaatGTCAATATTGCTGAAGTCAGCAGCACCATCATTTTGGATTCTGGAGATGACATGATTTCTGAATCACTTGCAGTAAATCAGCAGAGGAAACATGGGTGGAATGCTTTCCCAGATTTTACTCCTCAGAAGTTCAAAGAGAAAAGTGCAGAACAGCTTCAGATCCTCAAAGAAAGTTTTCATTTTAGCCCATTTCCCACCGATGATGAGATTAACAAGCTAAGAACTGAAACAAAACTCACTAGAAGAGAAATCGACGTCTGGTTTTGTGAGTGGAGGAAAATTAAAATTTCAGAAGATAAAAGTGATGAGAGCGGAAAAATTATTGATGGTGAAGTTGATGTCAAAAATAAGGACTCTGAAGCAGGGCGCACAAATTCACATTATGGGCAAATTCATACCACATCGTTGGCCAGTGGCTTAGCAATACCAAGAGTAATGGCAGCTGCCGTTAACAGACTGTATAAGAAAACTCCAGAGCAGCTACATCTGCTTAAAAGTGCATTTGTTCGCACGCACTGGCCATCCCCAGAGGTATATGACCAATTAGCTCTAGACACTGGACTGGCCAGAACTGATATTGTAAGTTGGTTCGGAGATACCAGGTATGCTTGGAAAAATGGCAACTTGAAATGGTACTATTATTATCAAAGTGGTAACATGGACACTCAAAATGGGCAAACCCAGGTTACCTCCAGAAGGACTAAAGGTAGAGGTAGATCAAGAGGCAGACCACATGGAAGAGGAAGAGCAAGGGGGAATGGAAGGTCTCGCAACTGGAGCAGAATGACATCAAGCAAAGTATCTACGGAACTCGCTTCAGGGAGAAATGGTCTTGAACAATACTACTTGAAACACAAATATTTAAATGAAGAAGATCTTGATGATCTTGTGGCAAAATCAGGCATGAGTTATGAAAATATCAGGGAATGGTTTGTACAAAAGCAAACGGAAGTTGTTGTTTCGGAGAGCAATAATTCAGATGGACAGTACCCTGGTGAAGATGAGAAAAATGAGCCACTTGAAGAGGATGATGATTGGGCAGGTGAAGAGAATGAAGATGATGCCTCTGATAGAAGTGGCAGCAATGATGTGTGGAAACCTCCATCGCAAAAAGAAAATGAAGTAACACACCTGAACCAGATGATGAACACTAGGTAG